The following DNA comes from Croceicoccus sp. YJ47.
GCGACCGAGGCGGCCTTTCCGGGCCGCGTCATTCGCGATGGCGCGGGCAATCTCGTCGCCATCGACCAGCGCCCCGTGACCTTTGCCGAGCAGAACGGGCGCCGCCTCCGCCTGGGCTTCGACCTGTCCGACCGGATCGCCGCGCGCGATGAGGACGGCGCGCAAAAGGGTGGGCGCGGCGGCGGGCCGGGGTTCGGCCGGAACGAAGGCGGCGGACGCTGGCAACTGGGGTTCTACCACACGATCCGGTTTCAGCAGGACGTGCTGGTCTCCGGCAACGGGCCAAGGCTGGACCTGCTCGACGGGGCGGCGCTTTCGGGCAATCCGACCGCGCGGCACCAGTTCGAGATGAACGGCGGCCTTTTCTACGAAGGGATCGGCCTGCGGCTTTCGGGCGATTACGTGGGCAAAAGCGCGATCGACGGCACGCTCACGGGCCGGGACACCACGCTGACCTTCGATCCGATCATCCGGTTCGATGCGCGGATCTTCGTCGATCTGGGGCAGCAGGACAGCCTCGTCGAAAAATGGGGTTTCCTCGACAACAGCCGGGTTTCGCTGCGCATCGACAATATCTTCGATGCACAGCAACGGGTGCGGGATGCGACCGGCGCGGTGCCGGTCAATTACCTGCCCGATTTCCTCGACCCTGCCGTTACGTTTTTCGAGATCGATTTCCGCAAGCAGTTCTGATCGCGCAATGCGAGGCGCGAGGGCGGTTCCATTCCGGCCCTTGCGCCCCTATCTCCTCCGCCATGGCCAAGACCCCCGCCGCCCCGCCTGCAAACGCATCGTCGGACCGCTTTCTCGAGGAGAAGGCGACCCATACCGTGCGCGGGTCGGGTGGCAGCACCGACATCGCCGCCGGCGTCGCCGCCATCCGCGAGGTGCAGCGCACGTTGAAGCCCAAGCCCGGCGTGTATCGCATGCTCGATGCGAAGGGCGAGGTGCTCTATGTCGGCAAGGCCCGCGCGCTGAAAAACCGGGTCGCCAATTATACGCAGGTCGAACGATTGTCGAACCGCCTGCGCCGTATGGTCAGCCAGACCCGCGGCATGGAGATCGTCACCACCAATTCGGAGGCCGAGGCGCTCCTGCTCGAGGCGCAGCTGATCAAGCGGTTTCGCCCGCCCTACAATGTGCTGTTGCGCGACGACAAAAGCTTTCCGTTCATCCTGCTGCGCAGCGATCACGATTTTCCGCGCATCATGAAACATCGCGGCGCGCGCCGGGCCAAAGGCAGCTATTACGGCCCGTTTGCCAGCGCCGGATCGGTCAACACCACGATCAACGCGCTGCAGAAACTGTTCCTGCTGCGGTCGTGCACCGACAGCTTTTTTTCCCGCCGCGACCGGCCCTGCCTGCTCTATCAGATCAAGCGATGTTCCGCGCCCTGCGTCGGACGCATCGATGCCGAGGGTTACGACGCGCTCATCCGGCAGGCGAAGGATTTCCTCGGCGGGAAATCGGGCGCGGTGCAAAAGGAGATCGAGACCGAGATGGCGCGCGCCGCCGCCGATCTCGACTTCGAACGGGCCGCCATGCTGCGCGACCGGCTGCGCGCCGCGACCTTTATCCAGGGCAGCCAGGCCATCAATGCGAACGGGGTCGGCGATGCGGACGTGTTCGCCATGGCGGTGAAGGGCGGGCAGACCGGCATACAGGCGTTCTTCATCCGCGGGGGGCAGAACTGGGGCCATCGCGCGTTCTTTCCCCGGCACGACGGCGACATGGATGCCGATGCGGTGATGGCCGCCTTCCTCGCGCAGTTTTACGAGGAGGTGCCGCCCGCGCCCATCGTGCTGATCGATCGGGAGCTGGAGGAGCGCGAATTGCTGGAGGATGCGCTGTCCGAACTCGCCGAACGCAGGGTGAGCATTTCGGTGCCGCAGCGCGGGGACCGTCGCCGCCTGCTCGAACAGGCGTCGCGCAATGCGACCGAGGCGCTGGACCGCCGCCTTGCCGAGACCAGCACACAGGCCCGGATCATGCGCGAAACGGCTGAGTTCCTCGAACTGGCCGAGGTGCCTTCGCGCATCGAGATCTACGACAACAGCCATATTCAGGGCGCGAACGCGGTCGGCGCGATGGTCGTCGCCGGGCCGGAGGGGTTCCTCAAAAACCAGTATCGCAAGTTCAACATCAAGAGCGCGCAGACCAACGACGATTTCGGCATGATGCGCGAGGTGATGAACCGCCGGTTTGCCCGCGCGCTCAAGGACGATCCCGACCGCGAAACGCTTGGCAAGCAGGATGCGGCATGGCCCGATCTCGTGCTGGTCGATGGCGGCAAGGGCCAGTTGTCGAGCGTGATGGACACGCTGGAGGAGCTGGGCATCGAGGATGTCGCCGTCGTCGGCATCGCCAAGGGACCGCATCACGGGCGCGAGGGGCGCGAGGTGTTTCATTTCCCCGACGGACGGGAAAAGATGCTGCCCACCAATTCGCCGGTGCTGTTCTATCTTCAGCGCCTGCGCGACGAGGTGCACCGTTTCGCGATCGGCGCACACCGCGCCAAACGCAGCCGCGCGATCAGCGCCAGCCCGCTCGACGAAATTCCCGGCATCGGCCCGGCGCGCAAGCGGGCGCTGCTGCTCCATTTCGGGACGGCGGGGAAGGTTCGGGCCGCATCGCTCGACGATCTGGCGCGGGTGCCCGGTGTTTCGGAGCAGGTCGCGCGCACCATCTATGATTTCTATCACCCCGGCGGATGAGCGGGCGCTGGATTTGTCCCGGCCCATACCCTAGACCCCGGATCGGCAAACAGGAGAACGACCCATGAGCAGCCTCGTCGGACCGGATGAAGACAATCCGCTCGGCAAGCCCGATGTCCCGGACGAGGTGCAGGACGCGATCCGCACGCTGATCCGCTGGACCGGCGACGATCCGGAGCGCGAGGGTTTGCTCGACACGCCGAAACGGGTCGCGCGCGCCTGGCTCGAATATTGCCAGGGATACAGGGAGGATCCGTCGATCCACCTGTCCCGCATATTCGAGGAGGTTGGCGGTTATGACGAGGTCGTGCTGCTGCGCGACATCCCGTTTCAGTCGCATTGCGAACATCACATGGCGCCGATCATCGGCAAGGCGCATATCGCCTATCTCCCGCGCGATCATGTCGTCGGCATTTCCAAGCTCGCCCGCGTGCTGCACGGGTTTGCCCGCCGGTTGCAGATTCAGGAACGGCTGACCGCCGAGGTCGCCGAATGCATCTGGGACCATCTGAAACCGCATGGCGTCGCCGTGGTGATCGAGGCGAGCCATGCCTGCATGACCGCGCGCGGCGTGCGCACGCCCGGCGTCGGCATGACCACGAGCCGCATGATGGGCGTGTTCCGCGACGACGATCGCAGCCGCAAGGAAGTCTTGTCACTGATGGGGTATTGATGAGCGAGCATCCCGAAAATTCCGATTTCTTCCGCAAGGTGCTGGGCCATTGCAGCACCGCGGTCACGGTGATCACCGCGCCCGGCGCCGACGATGGCGACGGCCCCGTCGGCATGACCGTGGGCTCGTTCCTGTCGGTGTCGCTCGATCCGCCGCTGGTCGCGTTCCTTCCCGCGACGAGCAGCAGCACGTGGCCGCGCATCCGCGACGCGGGCAAGTTCTGCGCCAACGTGCTCACGCAGGATCAGATGGATCTGTGCACCCGGTTCACCCGGCCCGTGGCCGACCGTTTCGCCGGGGTCGGCTATCGCATGTCGGACAATGGCTCGCCCATTCTCGACGATTGCCTGGCCTTCGTCGATTGCGACATCGAGGCGGTGCACCCCGCCGGGGACCACGTATTCGTGGTGGGCCGCGTGCGCGAACTCGCGCTGGAAAAAGAAAGCGAGCCGCTGCTCTTCTTTCAGGGCCGCTACCGCGCGCTGCTCCCCCTCGGCGAGGGGTAAACGCGTGCGAGCGTCCACCGGCGACGCGCCCGCCGCCCCGGCTTGCCATAATCAGCCGCCTCACTTAGCGAAGGCAGCGAGGCACCCGGCAGGGCAGCGAACCACGCGGACGAGGGGCATGTGAAGAAGGCGTTTGACAGCGACTATCCGGTAACGGGACGATTTCTGAAGGGCAGGCTGCGTCACGCCATGTCACGGCACGAGGCGGACGCGACCGAGGCGATGTTCGATACTGTCGAGCGTTTCGACGATGGCCATGTGCTGTCCCGGCGCGGAGAGCTGGTGAACAGGTCGACGATACTCGTCGATGGCTATGTCATTCGGGCCGTCGTCGAACGGGACCGCCGCCATATCGTCGGAATCCAGGTGCCCGGCGACTTCATCGACCTGCATGGTTATGCGCTCAAACGGCTGGACCACGATCTCGTCGCGGTGGGGCCGGTGCGCGTGTCCTTCGTCGATCATGAGCGGCTCAACCATACGTTGAGCGGCGATCTGCATCTGACGCGGCTGATGTGGTTTTCGACGCTGCTCGATGCCTCGATCCACCGGGCGTGGATCATGAAGATGGAGCAATTGCCCGCCGATGGTAGCTTCGCCCATCTCCTGTCGGAGATATGGGAGCGGCTGCGTCTGGTCGGGCTCGGCGATGCGCAGGGTTTCGACTTTCCCATGACGCAGATCGACCTTGCCGATGCGTGCGGCACGACCGCCATCCACATGAACCGCATGGTGCAGAAATTGCGCGCCGGCGGTATCGTCGATATTCGCCGGGGGCGCGTGAACGTCCTCGATCGTGCGCAGCTGCACGGCATTGCGCGATACGATCCCGATTACCTCTACGGTCCGGGCGATCTCGCGGTTGGCGCCCATTTCGACATAGCGGATTGATGCCATGCGGATTTCTCACAAAGCGAAAGGCGACGCCATGAAACCCATTCCCGTACTCCTGCTCACCGCGATGCTGTGTGCATGCGGCGCCGCCGACGACGATACGCGCCCGGTCGAAAGCGAGGTCGTGGCGGACGATGCGGACGACGGTGCGGCCCTCGAGCCAGGCGATCAATCGCTGGCCGATCCGGCGCCCGGTTCTGTCACTGCTCCCGCGGACGGCGTGCGCGGGTCGGGGGACGGCGGGTCGGCGGACGCCACCCCCATGGCGATACCGGCGTCGATGCGGGGGCGGTGGG
Coding sequences within:
- the uvrC gene encoding excinuclease ABC subunit UvrC — its product is MAKTPAAPPANASSDRFLEEKATHTVRGSGGSTDIAAGVAAIREVQRTLKPKPGVYRMLDAKGEVLYVGKARALKNRVANYTQVERLSNRLRRMVSQTRGMEIVTTNSEAEALLLEAQLIKRFRPPYNVLLRDDKSFPFILLRSDHDFPRIMKHRGARRAKGSYYGPFASAGSVNTTINALQKLFLLRSCTDSFFSRRDRPCLLYQIKRCSAPCVGRIDAEGYDALIRQAKDFLGGKSGAVQKEIETEMARAAADLDFERAAMLRDRLRAATFIQGSQAINANGVGDADVFAMAVKGGQTGIQAFFIRGGQNWGHRAFFPRHDGDMDADAVMAAFLAQFYEEVPPAPIVLIDRELEERELLEDALSELAERRVSISVPQRGDRRRLLEQASRNATEALDRRLAETSTQARIMRETAEFLELAEVPSRIEIYDNSHIQGANAVGAMVVAGPEGFLKNQYRKFNIKSAQTNDDFGMMREVMNRRFARALKDDPDRETLGKQDAAWPDLVLVDGGKGQLSSVMDTLEELGIEDVAVVGIAKGPHHGREGREVFHFPDGREKMLPTNSPVLFYLQRLRDEVHRFAIGAHRAKRSRAISASPLDEIPGIGPARKRALLLHFGTAGKVRAASLDDLARVPGVSEQVARTIYDFYHPGG
- the folE gene encoding GTP cyclohydrolase I FolE; this encodes MSSLVGPDEDNPLGKPDVPDEVQDAIRTLIRWTGDDPEREGLLDTPKRVARAWLEYCQGYREDPSIHLSRIFEEVGGYDEVVLLRDIPFQSHCEHHMAPIIGKAHIAYLPRDHVVGISKLARVLHGFARRLQIQERLTAEVAECIWDHLKPHGVAVVIEASHACMTARGVRTPGVGMTTSRMMGVFRDDDRSRKEVLSLMGY
- a CDS encoding flavin reductase family protein, whose translation is MSEHPENSDFFRKVLGHCSTAVTVITAPGADDGDGPVGMTVGSFLSVSLDPPLVAFLPATSSSTWPRIRDAGKFCANVLTQDQMDLCTRFTRPVADRFAGVGYRMSDNGSPILDDCLAFVDCDIEAVHPAGDHVFVVGRVRELALEKESEPLLFFQGRYRALLPLGEG
- a CDS encoding Crp/Fnr family transcriptional regulator: MKKAFDSDYPVTGRFLKGRLRHAMSRHEADATEAMFDTVERFDDGHVLSRRGELVNRSTILVDGYVIRAVVERDRRHIVGIQVPGDFIDLHGYALKRLDHDLVAVGPVRVSFVDHERLNHTLSGDLHLTRLMWFSTLLDASIHRAWIMKMEQLPADGSFAHLLSEIWERLRLVGLGDAQGFDFPMTQIDLADACGTTAIHMNRMVQKLRAGGIVDIRRGRVNVLDRAQLHGIARYDPDYLYGPGDLAVGAHFDIAD